One genomic window of Microbacterium testaceum StLB037 includes the following:
- a CDS encoding NTP transferase domain-containing protein yields the protein MTVQIVILAAGMGSRLGRSLPKPLTPLADGRSIMQQQHDNIRAAFGRDARVTTVVGYRAETIVDAFPTADYVYNDRYDQTNTSKSLLRALAKTGRSGVLWMNGDVVFDPRVLGRAAELIDEDRSFVTVDTASVGDEEVKYTVDAEGFVKELSKVVDDGVGEAVGINYISSRDKKALMRQLQRVADQDYFERGIELAIIHDGVRVEPLDISDLYAVEVDFAEDLERANLFV from the coding sequence TTGACTGTTCAGATCGTGATTCTCGCTGCGGGCATGGGCTCGCGGCTCGGCCGCAGCCTGCCGAAACCCCTCACCCCGCTCGCCGACGGCCGCAGCATCATGCAGCAGCAGCACGACAACATCCGTGCCGCGTTCGGCCGCGACGCGCGCGTCACCACCGTGGTCGGCTATCGCGCCGAGACGATCGTCGATGCGTTCCCCACAGCCGACTACGTCTACAACGACCGCTACGACCAGACGAACACTTCGAAGAGCCTCCTCCGCGCGCTCGCGAAGACCGGGCGCTCCGGTGTGCTGTGGATGAACGGCGACGTCGTCTTCGACCCCCGCGTGTTGGGGCGCGCTGCGGAACTCATCGACGAAGACCGCTCGTTCGTGACCGTCGACACCGCGAGCGTCGGTGACGAAGAGGTGAAGTACACCGTCGATGCCGAAGGCTTCGTCAAGGAGCTCTCCAAGGTCGTCGACGACGGCGTCGGCGAGGCGGTCGGGATCAACTACATCTCCTCGCGAGACAAGAAGGCGCTCATGCGTCAGCTGCAGCGCGTCGCCGACCAGGACTACTTCGAGCGCGGCATCGAACTCGCCATCATCCACGACGGTGTGCGCGTCGAGCCGCTCGACATCTCCGACCTGTACGCCGTCGAGGTCGACTTCGCCGAAGACCTGGAGCGGGCCAACCTCTTCGTCTGA
- a CDS encoding ABC transporter ATP-binding protein: MTPRPAKKPAAKKPAAPRKPAAPRKPAAPRKPAASRPSATGAAPEAVSAPAVPGDIIVPPRPPLPTAVETPAAGESDPETTPVHDGSSDDLTVADAAVEASATGDTTADSAEAGASDPVAGPDLVVPETEEDGGPVGEAADAVDAEPVEDPTPPDAAVEEPAVEEPDAEEPATELVEDLTPPDAAVEEPAVEEPAVEPVEDLTPPDAAVEEPAVEELAVEAPAVEGESGAADSPAEVRDDEPVEDAASVEDPAPVEGATPVEDAASGEDATPVEDTALAQDAAPLEDPTPADAPVEESPVEADADAPSEETAATTAGAAIGAAAVEGKTSAHADDATPALTLRNVTKTFGELRAVDGIDLTIPAGSFYGLVGPNGAGKTTTLSIIAGLLRADGGTVSINGVDAAKNARAAKKMIGVLPDRLRTFDRLTGRQLLSYYGALRGLPAGLVESRSADLARAFDLVDALARPVSDYSAGMTKKVMLAGAMIHSPRLLVLDEPFEAVDPVSSAVILDILGAYVAHGGTVILSSHGMELVERVCSRVAVIVSGQVLAEGTVDEVRGEASLEQRFLELAGGLGDVEGLEWLHTFSG; encoded by the coding sequence GTGACTCCGCGTCCGGCGAAGAAGCCCGCCGCCAAGAAACCGGCCGCTCCGCGGAAGCCCGCTGCTCCGCGCAAGCCGGCTGCTCCGCGAAAGCCCGCGGCATCCCGCCCGTCCGCGACCGGCGCGGCCCCCGAAGCCGTCTCCGCCCCCGCGGTTCCCGGCGACATCATCGTGCCGCCGCGCCCGCCTCTGCCGACCGCCGTCGAGACGCCGGCCGCGGGGGAGTCCGACCCCGAGACCACGCCGGTGCACGACGGCTCGAGCGATGATCTGACGGTGGCGGATGCCGCTGTCGAGGCGTCCGCGACCGGTGACACGACCGCGGATTCGGCGGAGGCCGGCGCGAGCGATCCCGTCGCCGGGCCGGACCTCGTGGTACCCGAGACGGAAGAAGACGGCGGCCCGGTCGGAGAGGCCGCGGACGCGGTCGATGCGGAGCCGGTCGAGGATCCCACGCCGCCGGATGCCGCTGTCGAGGAGCCCGCGGTCGAGGAGCCCGATGCCGAGGAGCCCGCGACCGAGCTGGTCGAGGACCTCACGCCGCCGGATGCCGCTGTCGAGGAGCCCGCGGTCGAAGAGCCCGCGGTCGAGCCGGTCGAGGACCTCACGCCGCCGGATGCCGCTGTCGAGGAGCCTGCGGTCGAGGAGCTTGCCGTCGAGGCGCCAGCGGTCGAGGGGGAGAGCGGCGCAGCTGATTCCCCGGCTGAGGTGCGCGACGACGAGCCTGTCGAGGACGCGGCCTCGGTCGAGGACCCTGCGCCTGTCGAGGGCGCGACGCCGGTCGAGGACGCCGCCTCCGGTGAGGACGCGACGCCGGTCGAGGACACGGCGCTGGCCCAGGACGCCGCGCCCCTCGAAGATCCGACGCCCGCCGATGCTCCGGTCGAGGAGTCGCCGGTGGAGGCCGACGCCGACGCTCCGAGCGAGGAGACCGCCGCGACCACCGCGGGGGCCGCGATCGGAGCCGCCGCGGTCGAGGGCAAGACCTCGGCGCACGCCGACGACGCGACCCCGGCGCTGACCCTGCGCAACGTGACCAAGACCTTCGGTGAGCTGCGCGCCGTCGACGGCATCGACCTGACGATCCCCGCCGGGTCCTTCTACGGGCTCGTGGGCCCGAACGGCGCGGGAAAGACCACGACGCTTTCGATCATCGCGGGACTCCTCCGGGCTGACGGCGGAACGGTCTCGATCAATGGAGTCGACGCCGCGAAGAACGCGCGCGCCGCGAAGAAGATGATCGGCGTGCTCCCGGATCGGCTGCGCACGTTCGATCGACTCACCGGTCGGCAGCTGCTGTCGTACTACGGCGCCCTGCGCGGCCTGCCCGCCGGCCTCGTCGAGAGCCGGTCCGCGGATCTCGCGCGCGCCTTCGACCTGGTGGACGCCCTCGCGCGTCCCGTGTCCGACTACTCCGCCGGTATGACGAAGAAGGTCATGCTGGCCGGGGCCATGATCCACTCTCCGCGGCTCCTCGTCCTCGACGAGCCCTTCGAGGCTGTCGACCCCGTCTCGAGCGCGGTCATCCTCGACATCCTCGGCGCGTACGTCGCGCACGGCGGAACGGTCATCTTGTCCAGCCACGGAATGGAACTGGTCGAGCGCGTGTGCTCTCGCGTGGCCGTCATCGTGTCGGGCCAGGTGCTCGCCGAAGGGACGGTCGACGAGGTGCGCGGCGAAGCGAGCCTCGAGCAGCGCTTCCTCGAGCTCGCGGGTGGTCTCGGCGACGTGGAGGGCCTGGAGTGGTTGCACACGTTCTCCGGCTGA
- a CDS encoding DUF3039 domain-containing protein, whose translation MSTPLDSPDSGGLATLDRELEELIREENIEPGDHERFSHYVKKDKILESALTGKPVRALCGKKWTPGRDPEKFPVCPQCKEIYESLTK comes from the coding sequence ATGAGCACGCCTCTCGACAGTCCTGACAGCGGGGGCCTTGCGACCCTGGATCGTGAGCTCGAGGAGCTCATCCGCGAAGAGAACATCGAGCCGGGTGACCACGAGCGCTTCTCGCACTACGTCAAGAAAGACAAGATCCTCGAGTCCGCCCTGACCGGCAAGCCGGTGCGCGCGTTGTGCGGCAAGAAGTGGACGCCGGGGCGCGACCCCGAGAAGTTCCCGGTGTGCCCTCAGTGCAAAGAGATCTACGAGTCCCTGACCAAGTAG
- a CDS encoding nicotinate phosphoribosyltransferase, whose product MTRSTALLTDRYELTMLDAALRDGTAERRCVFEVFGRRLSGGRRFGVVAGTGRLLEAIQDFRFGDGELRYLRDNRIVDATTLDHLADYRFTGSVTGYREGEVYFPGSPLLTIEGTFADAVVLETLALSILNYDSAVATAAARMSVAAGDRPLAEMGSRRASEGAAVAAARAAYIAGFSATSNLEAGRRWGVPTMGTAAHAWTLLHDSEEEAFRSQIDALGTGTTLLIDTYDIAEGVRTAVRVAGPELGGVRIDSGDLPIVAGEVRALLDELGATNTRITVTSDLDEYALAALAASPVDAYGVGTSVSTGSGVPTAGLVFKLVAREAADGSWVGVAKASAQKASHGGRKAAFRTLDGGTATSELIIVSDGFEELSTAAEHPDARALQATLMIDGEADAAALGPAGVEAARAHHARVREELPMRALALSKADPALATEYREATPAR is encoded by the coding sequence ATGACGCGTAGCACCGCCCTGCTCACCGACCGCTACGAACTCACGATGCTCGACGCGGCGCTCCGCGACGGCACCGCGGAACGCCGCTGCGTTTTCGAGGTCTTCGGACGCCGACTGTCGGGCGGCCGCCGTTTCGGTGTGGTCGCGGGCACGGGTCGGCTCCTCGAGGCGATCCAGGACTTCCGCTTCGGCGACGGCGAACTGCGCTACCTGCGTGACAACCGGATCGTGGATGCCACCACCCTCGACCACCTCGCCGATTACCGCTTCACCGGTTCGGTCACCGGGTACCGCGAGGGCGAGGTGTACTTCCCGGGCTCCCCGCTGCTGACGATCGAGGGGACCTTCGCCGACGCGGTCGTGCTCGAGACCCTCGCACTCAGCATCCTGAACTACGACTCGGCCGTCGCGACCGCCGCAGCGCGCATGAGCGTCGCCGCCGGAGACCGGCCCTTGGCGGAGATGGGCTCACGGCGCGCGAGCGAAGGGGCCGCGGTCGCCGCCGCACGGGCCGCCTACATCGCCGGGTTCTCGGCGACGAGCAACCTCGAGGCCGGCCGCCGCTGGGGCGTCCCCACGATGGGAACCGCGGCGCACGCGTGGACACTGCTCCACGACAGCGAGGAGGAGGCGTTCCGCTCGCAGATCGACGCGCTCGGCACCGGGACCACCTTGCTCATCGACACCTACGACATCGCCGAGGGCGTCCGCACCGCCGTCCGCGTCGCCGGCCCCGAGCTCGGCGGCGTCCGCATCGACTCGGGCGACCTCCCGATCGTCGCCGGCGAAGTGCGCGCCCTGCTCGACGAGCTCGGCGCGACGAACACGCGGATCACCGTCACGAGCGACCTCGACGAATACGCTCTCGCCGCGCTGGCGGCATCCCCCGTCGACGCGTACGGCGTCGGGACCTCGGTCTCCACCGGTTCCGGCGTCCCCACCGCGGGCCTGGTCTTCAAGCTCGTCGCTCGGGAGGCCGCCGACGGCTCCTGGGTGGGCGTGGCGAAGGCGTCGGCGCAGAAGGCGTCGCACGGAGGCCGCAAGGCCGCATTCCGCACCCTCGACGGGGGTACGGCGACCTCGGAACTGATCATCGTGAGCGACGGCTTCGAGGAACTCTCGACCGCCGCAGAACACCCCGACGCCCGCGCCCTTCAGGCGACGCTGATGATCGACGGAGAGGCGGATGCCGCGGCCCTCGGTCCTGCCGGCGTCGAGGCCGCCCGTGCCCACCACGCGCGCGTGCGCGAAGAGCTTCCGATGCGCGCCCTCGCGCTCAGCAAGGCCGACCCGGCGCTGGCGACGGAGTACCGCGAGGCGACTCCGGCCCGCTGA
- the murI gene encoding glutamate racemase translates to MDDAPIGIFDSGVGGLTVARAVSQQLPRESILYIGDTARSPYGPKPIADVRRYALEVLDTLVEQGVKMLVIACNTASAAMLRDARERYDVPVVEVIGPAVRTAMSTTRNGRIGVIGTVGTIGSRAYQDMLEVNENLTVFAEACPRFVEFVEAGVTDSPEVLATAEQYLAPLRHAGVDTLVLGCTHYPFLEGAISYVMGPDVSLVSSDSETAKDVYRQLVSRDLLAGPDATPRHRYEATGSSADDFLRLAHRLMGREVREVQLVQTGAIDLPR, encoded by the coding sequence ATGGATGACGCGCCGATCGGGATCTTCGACTCGGGAGTCGGCGGTCTCACCGTCGCCCGGGCCGTGTCCCAGCAGCTGCCGCGTGAGTCGATCCTCTACATCGGCGACACCGCCCGTTCGCCCTACGGCCCGAAGCCCATCGCCGACGTGCGGCGCTACGCGCTCGAGGTCCTCGACACGCTGGTCGAGCAGGGCGTGAAGATGCTCGTGATCGCCTGCAACACGGCGTCGGCGGCGATGCTCCGAGACGCGCGCGAGCGCTACGACGTCCCCGTGGTCGAGGTCATCGGTCCCGCCGTCCGCACCGCGATGTCGACCACCCGCAACGGCCGGATCGGTGTCATCGGCACGGTCGGCACCATCGGCTCGCGCGCGTACCAGGACATGCTCGAGGTCAATGAGAATCTCACCGTGTTCGCCGAAGCCTGCCCGCGCTTCGTCGAGTTCGTCGAGGCGGGCGTCACCGACTCGCCCGAGGTGCTCGCCACGGCCGAGCAGTACCTCGCCCCGCTGCGTCACGCCGGCGTCGACACGCTCGTGCTCGGCTGCACGCACTACCCGTTCCTCGAGGGCGCCATCAGCTACGTGATGGGTCCCGACGTCAGCCTCGTCTCGAGCGACAGCGAGACCGCGAAGGACGTCTATCGTCAGCTCGTCTCCCGCGACCTCCTCGCGGGACCGGATGCCACCCCGAGACATCGCTACGAAGCCACGGGCTCGTCGGCCGACGATTTCCTGCGCCTGGCGCACCGCCTCATGGGCCGTGAGGTGCGCGAGGTGCAGCTCGTGCAGACCGGCGCCATCGACCTGCCGCGCTGA
- the rph gene encoding ribonuclease PH: MTRKDGRTTDQLRPVTIERGWSAHAEGSALITFGGTKVLCTASFTNGVPRWLTGKGKGWVTAEYAMLPRATNSRNDRESIKGKVGGRTHEISRLIGRALRAVVDTKALGENTIVIDCDVLQADGGTRTAAITGAYVALADAIAWGREKKFIAQRSEVLIDSVSAVSVGIIDGEPMLDLAYVEDVRAETDMNVVVTGRGLFVEVQGTAEGAPFDKAELDRLLDLAVNGCAELRGIQTAALEG; the protein is encoded by the coding sequence ATGACCCGCAAAGACGGTCGCACCACCGATCAGCTCCGTCCCGTGACCATCGAGCGCGGCTGGTCGGCGCACGCCGAGGGCTCGGCGCTCATCACGTTCGGCGGCACGAAGGTGCTGTGCACGGCGTCGTTCACGAACGGCGTGCCGCGCTGGCTGACCGGCAAGGGCAAGGGGTGGGTCACCGCCGAGTACGCGATGCTGCCGCGTGCGACGAACAGCCGCAACGACCGCGAGTCCATCAAGGGCAAGGTCGGCGGCCGTACGCACGAGATCTCGCGCCTGATCGGCCGCGCCCTCCGCGCCGTCGTCGACACCAAGGCGCTGGGTGAGAACACGATCGTGATCGACTGCGACGTGCTGCAGGCCGACGGCGGCACGCGCACCGCGGCGATCACGGGTGCCTATGTCGCTTTGGCGGATGCCATCGCCTGGGGCCGCGAGAAGAAGTTCATCGCGCAGCGTTCCGAGGTGCTCATCGACTCCGTCTCGGCCGTGTCCGTCGGCATCATCGACGGTGAGCCGATGCTCGACCTCGCCTACGTCGAAGACGTGCGTGCCGAGACCGACATGAACGTCGTCGTCACCGGCCGTGGGCTGTTCGTCGAGGTGCAGGGCACCGCCGAGGGCGCGCCGTTCGACAAGGCCGAGCTGGACCGGCTGCTCGACCTCGCGGTGAACGGGTGCGCCGAGCTGCGCGGCATCCAGACCGCGGCTCTCGAGGGCTGA
- the rdgB gene encoding RdgB/HAM1 family non-canonical purine NTP pyrophosphatase translates to MARVVLATHNAHKVEEFQAIVAAVRPDLEVVGYDGPEPVEDGVTFAANALIKARAAAAHTGLPALADDSGIAVDVLGGSPGVFSAYWAGHKKDSTANLELLLDQLSDVADPHRTAQFVSVIALVTPDGREDTVEGRWPGRLATAPGGTGGFGYDPIFVPEGQTPGEERTVGQWSAEEKNAESHRARAFRHLVPLLRQL, encoded by the coding sequence ATGGCTCGCGTCGTCCTGGCCACGCACAACGCGCACAAGGTCGAGGAGTTCCAGGCGATCGTCGCCGCGGTCCGCCCCGACCTCGAGGTCGTCGGCTACGACGGGCCCGAGCCGGTCGAAGACGGCGTGACGTTCGCCGCGAACGCGCTGATCAAGGCGCGCGCGGCCGCCGCGCACACGGGGCTTCCCGCGCTGGCCGACGACTCGGGTATCGCGGTCGACGTGCTGGGCGGCTCGCCGGGGGTGTTCTCGGCGTACTGGGCGGGGCACAAGAAGGACTCCACCGCCAACCTCGAGCTCCTGCTCGACCAGCTTTCCGACGTCGCCGACCCGCACCGCACCGCGCAGTTCGTCTCGGTGATCGCGCTCGTCACGCCGGACGGGCGCGAGGACACGGTCGAGGGGCGTTGGCCCGGCCGTCTCGCGACGGCGCCGGGTGGCACCGGCGGGTTCGGCTACGACCCGATCTTCGTCCCGGAGGGTCAGACGCCGGGTGAGGAGCGCACGGTGGGGCAGTGGTCGGCGGAGGAGAAGAACGCGGAATCGCACCGTGCGCGGGCGTTCCGTCATCTCGTTCCCCTTCTGCGGCAACTTTGA
- a CDS encoding glycosyltransferase, producing MKPLPAVSIIVPAFNEEAVIAQCLDAIVRQTVPAAEVLVVDNRSTDATRAVVERFIAEHPGAGIRLLRQDVRQGLVPTRNLGMDAAVGDVLGRIDADTAIKPDWVAQVSRVFASGEVDAASGPVEYYDLPLRAIGQQIDDAFRRLQVRLAGDFVFLFGSNMAVRADAWRDVREHLCEDEADIMHEDLDIAVHLALAGRRIGYFSNMVAGIGARRLDDRPRDFRRYIDRFENTYSAHGIRDMRLRAPMAIFLGVYPALHAHRRIQAQLAGLRR from the coding sequence GTGAAGCCCCTTCCCGCGGTGTCGATCATCGTGCCCGCCTTCAACGAGGAGGCCGTGATCGCGCAGTGTCTGGACGCGATCGTGCGACAGACGGTACCCGCCGCCGAGGTGCTCGTCGTCGACAACCGATCGACGGACGCGACGCGGGCCGTGGTCGAGCGCTTCATCGCGGAGCACCCGGGTGCCGGCATCCGGCTCCTCCGTCAGGACGTGCGGCAGGGCCTCGTTCCCACGCGGAACCTCGGGATGGATGCCGCCGTCGGCGACGTCCTCGGACGCATCGACGCCGACACGGCGATCAAGCCCGACTGGGTCGCGCAGGTCTCACGCGTGTTCGCGTCGGGGGAGGTCGACGCGGCTTCAGGCCCGGTGGAGTACTACGACCTGCCGCTGCGCGCGATCGGCCAGCAGATCGACGACGCGTTCCGCCGGCTCCAGGTGCGTCTGGCGGGGGACTTCGTGTTCCTCTTCGGCAGCAACATGGCGGTGCGGGCCGACGCCTGGCGCGATGTGCGCGAGCACCTCTGCGAGGACGAGGCCGACATCATGCACGAGGACCTCGACATCGCCGTGCACCTCGCTCTCGCGGGGCGCCGCATCGGCTACTTCTCGAACATGGTCGCCGGGATCGGCGCGCGGCGCCTCGACGACCGTCCGCGCGACTTCCGTCGGTACATCGACCGTTTCGAGAACACGTACTCGGCGCACGGCATCCGTGACATGCGTCTCCGCGCGCCGATGGCGATCTTCCTCGGCGTGTACCCGGCGCTGCACGCGCACCGGCGGATCCAGGCGCAGCTCGCGGGCCTGCGGCGCTGA
- a CDS encoding cation diffusion facilitator family transporter yields MHDHAPAGGIRDASNRRLLATALTLTASVMVVQIIGAILSGSLALLADAAHMFTDAAALVVALIATAIASRPADDRRTFGYQRAEVLGALANGVILIVLCAWVGIEAVQRLLAPAEAEVQGGLMLVVAAVGMVANAISMWLLGRAQKRSINVRGAYLEVLGDLVGSIAVIIAAIVIVTTGFTQADAIASLLIAVLIVPRAIGLLREVVVVLTESAPVDVHVAEIRQHLRDTDGVVDVHDVHVWQLTRGAPVFSAHVIVEDEALIDGRAARILESLQGCLADHFDVEHSTFQLEPAGHVEHDSRHA; encoded by the coding sequence ATGCACGATCACGCCCCTGCCGGTGGCATCCGGGATGCCAGCAACCGGCGTCTGCTCGCCACCGCCCTGACGCTCACGGCGTCGGTGATGGTCGTGCAGATCATCGGCGCGATCCTGTCGGGCTCTCTCGCGCTCCTCGCGGACGCGGCGCACATGTTCACCGATGCGGCCGCCCTGGTGGTCGCGCTGATCGCGACGGCGATCGCCTCGCGCCCGGCCGACGACCGCCGGACCTTCGGGTATCAGCGCGCCGAGGTGCTCGGGGCGCTCGCGAACGGCGTCATCCTGATCGTTCTGTGCGCGTGGGTCGGGATCGAGGCCGTTCAGCGTCTTCTGGCCCCCGCCGAGGCGGAGGTGCAGGGCGGGCTCATGCTCGTCGTCGCCGCGGTCGGCATGGTCGCCAACGCGATCTCGATGTGGTTGCTCGGCCGGGCGCAGAAGCGGAGCATCAACGTCCGCGGCGCGTACCTCGAGGTCCTCGGCGACCTCGTGGGGTCGATCGCGGTCATCATCGCGGCGATCGTGATCGTCACGACCGGATTCACGCAAGCGGATGCCATCGCCTCGCTGCTCATCGCGGTCCTCATCGTCCCGCGGGCCATCGGCCTGCTGCGCGAGGTCGTCGTCGTGCTGACCGAGTCGGCACCCGTCGACGTGCACGTGGCGGAGATCCGGCAGCACCTGCGCGACACCGACGGCGTCGTCGATGTGCACGACGTGCACGTCTGGCAGCTCACGCGCGGCGCTCCCGTGTTCAGCGCGCACGTGATCGTGGAGGACGAGGCGCTGATCGATGGGCGCGCAGCCCGCATCCTCGAATCCCTGCAGGGGTGCCTCGCCGACCACTTCGACGTGGAGCACTCGACCTTCCAGCTCGAGCCCGCGGGTCACGTCGAGCACGACTCGCGCCACGCGTAG
- a CDS encoding ATP-dependent DNA ligase translates to MVEQTVQIGGRRLRLSNLDKVLYPETGTTKGEVIDYYSRVAARLLPHVADRPVTRKRWPDGVGTADAPGEPFFAKALEPGAPAWVRRFPIDHSSGAKDYPLVDDLPTLVSLAQVASLELHVPQWRFSPDGERQNPDRLVLDLDPGPGVGLVECAEVARWARAILRDIGLDPLPVTSGSKGIHLYAHLDGKQSSEAASAIAKELARAIEADHPDLVVSQMSKAARPGKVFIDWSQNNGSKTTIAPYSLRGRAQPTVAAPRTWEELDDPALRHLLFTDVLERTGDPLAAVERETGPLRAYISKRTAGRTPEPVPEAPHGEPAPEGLPRFVIQEHHASRLHWDLRLEHGGVLVSWAVPKGIPSTTAKNSLAVMTEDHPMQYLDFTGEIPRGEYGAGIMTVWDTGTYELEKWRDDEVIATLQGRDDGPLGRVRVALIRTEGRGEKSQWLLHRMKTDAEGRPQADGAPVVALDHGRVGRDPEPRGAAAGHADGDVDAPDGSRRGAPSPADVRPMLATSATPGLARAAAGRWGQAWVEMKWDGIRGIGLWDGRRLRLRSRNGNDLTAAYPELTTVDLGLGPEPAIIDGEIVALDPQGRPSFPLLQKRMNLAQPREIEREARRTPVHLYLFDVLSVGDRDVSPLPLAERRGILESLAQKATAPVVIPPVFDDVDAAVATSGRFGLEGVVVKDPRSPYRRGERSEQWLKVKHSRTQEVVVGGVRPGKGNRAGTIGSLLVGVPDPDGLRYAGRVGSGFSEQTLARLSELLAPLGSDADPFVGVPAADARDAIWVRPELVAEVEFAEFTPDGILRQARWRGLRPDKDPSEVVREG, encoded by the coding sequence ATGGTGGAGCAGACGGTGCAGATCGGCGGTCGTCGACTGCGGCTGTCCAATCTCGACAAAGTCCTGTACCCCGAGACCGGGACCACCAAGGGCGAGGTGATCGACTACTACTCCCGCGTCGCGGCGCGTCTTCTCCCCCACGTCGCCGACCGCCCCGTCACGCGCAAACGGTGGCCCGACGGCGTCGGGACCGCGGATGCCCCGGGTGAACCGTTCTTCGCCAAGGCTCTGGAGCCGGGCGCTCCCGCGTGGGTGCGCCGCTTCCCGATCGATCACTCGTCGGGGGCGAAGGACTACCCGCTCGTCGACGACCTTCCCACGCTCGTCTCCCTCGCGCAGGTCGCGAGCCTCGAACTGCACGTCCCGCAGTGGCGGTTCTCGCCCGACGGCGAGCGACAGAACCCCGACCGTCTCGTGCTCGATCTCGACCCCGGTCCCGGCGTGGGACTCGTCGAGTGCGCCGAGGTCGCCCGGTGGGCGCGGGCGATCCTCCGTGACATCGGCCTCGACCCCCTCCCCGTCACCAGCGGCAGCAAGGGCATCCACCTCTACGCGCATCTCGACGGGAAGCAGTCGAGCGAAGCCGCCAGCGCGATCGCGAAGGAGTTGGCGCGCGCGATCGAGGCCGACCACCCCGACCTCGTCGTCAGCCAGATGTCCAAAGCCGCGCGTCCGGGCAAGGTCTTCATCGACTGGAGCCAGAACAACGGCTCGAAGACCACGATCGCGCCGTACTCGCTGCGCGGGCGGGCGCAGCCGACGGTCGCGGCTCCCCGCACATGGGAGGAGCTCGACGACCCCGCCCTCCGTCACCTGCTCTTCACCGACGTGCTCGAGCGCACGGGCGACCCCCTCGCCGCGGTCGAACGCGAGACCGGGCCCCTGCGCGCGTACATCTCGAAGCGCACCGCCGGCCGCACGCCCGAACCCGTGCCCGAAGCACCGCACGGCGAGCCCGCGCCCGAGGGCCTCCCCCGCTTCGTGATCCAGGAGCACCACGCGTCCCGCCTGCACTGGGATCTGCGCCTCGAACACGGGGGCGTGCTCGTCAGCTGGGCGGTGCCCAAAGGCATCCCCTCGACGACAGCCAAGAACAGCCTCGCGGTCATGACCGAGGACCACCCGATGCAATACCTCGACTTCACCGGCGAGATTCCGCGCGGAGAATACGGCGCGGGCATCATGACTGTCTGGGACACGGGCACGTACGAGCTCGAGAAATGGCGCGACGACGAGGTGATCGCGACGCTCCAGGGGCGCGACGACGGCCCGCTCGGGCGCGTGCGCGTCGCGCTGATCCGCACGGAGGGCCGCGGCGAGAAGTCCCAGTGGCTGCTGCACCGGATGAAGACGGATGCTGAGGGCCGCCCGCAGGCAGACGGCGCGCCCGTCGTGGCGCTCGATCACGGTCGAGTCGGGCGCGATCCGGAACCTCGCGGTGCCGCCGCTGGGCACGCCGACGGCGATGTGGACGCGCCGGACGGTTCCCGCCGCGGCGCCCCTTCCCCCGCCGACGTACGCCCCATGCTCGCGACGTCCGCCACGCCGGGGCTGGCGCGCGCAGCCGCCGGGCGGTGGGGACAGGCGTGGGTGGAGATGAAGTGGGACGGCATCCGTGGGATCGGACTGTGGGACGGCCGGCGCCTACGCCTGCGTTCGCGCAACGGCAACGACCTCACCGCGGCGTATCCCGAGCTCACGACGGTCGACCTCGGTCTCGGCCCCGAGCCCGCGATCATCGACGGCGAGATCGTCGCCCTCGATCCGCAGGGACGGCCGAGCTTCCCGCTGCTGCAGAAGAGGATGAACCTGGCCCAGCCCCGCGAGATCGAGCGGGAAGCCCGCCGCACCCCCGTGCACCTGTACCTGTTCGATGTCCTCAGCGTGGGAGACCGCGACGTCTCGCCCCTCCCCCTCGCCGAGCGCCGCGGCATCCTGGAGTCCCTCGCTCAGAAGGCCACGGCCCCCGTCGTCATTCCACCCGTGTTCGACGACGTGGATGCCGCCGTCGCCACGAGCGGTCGATTCGGGCTCGAGGGGGTCGTCGTGAAGGACCCGCGTTCTCCCTACCGCCGCGGCGAGCGGTCGGAACAGTGGCTGAAGGTCAAGCATTCGCGCACGCAGGAGGTCGTCGTCGGCGGTGTGCGCCCGGGGAAGGGCAACCGTGCGGGCACGATCGGGTCGCTGCTCGTGGGCGTGCCCGACCCGGACGGACTGCGCTACGCCGGCCGCGTCGGCTCGGGCTTCTCGGAGCAGACGCTGGCGCGCTTGAGCGAGCTCCTCGCGCCGCTCGGCAGCGACGCGGATCCGTTCGTCGGCGTTCCGGCGGCCGACGCCCGCGACGCGATCTGGGTGCGCCCCGAGCTCGTCGCCGAGGTGGAGTTCGCGGAGTTCACGCCGGACGGCATCCTGCGTCAGGCGCGGTGGCGGGGGCTGCGGCCGGACAAGGATCCGAGCGAGGTCGTGCGGGAGGGCTGA